The following is a genomic window from Nitrosomonas communis.
CTATGCCTTAGATGACTATGTGAATACAGTCCAGAAAAGCACAGTTACCAATGAAACTTACCATTATCTCGATTAAATTAGAATTTTGTACTATTAGCTGCCCCGTCTGAATCTCAAAGCAACAATTCTACTGATCGGTAAGCGGCCTTTCGTATGACAGTAGCGCACCTTCATGATTGGCTGTATTGCCGGTACCGTGCCTTCCACCATGATTTAGTGTTTAGCTAGTTTTTGCTTTCTGCCATCGTGTAGGTTTTTATCAGCGCGAGTTGGCCTATCATTCTGCATGGGAAGCTTCTCTAATCTTCGAAAGTGCTACTAATACACTTCTCGAGGATGGTAACACATCTGATCAAGTGACGGTGCCGGTGCAGTAATAGACACAGATTTCGCTTAATCAAGATTAAATTCTTATCGTGAATTTTATCAGGTATGAGTTTTTATAAATATTTCACGATGCATTTTCTATAGACAATTCTATGTGAAAATGCTGCATGTAGACCGTCGAACTCTTACCAGTTTCGACGGCTTTTCTATTCTTTTCAGATATTGCCCTCAGTTTAAGCGAAAATTTAAAATCCCTACTAAACCTTTAACGGTCTGGCTTGTGTTGCTTTGATGGTTTCCATGATGCATTCTCCATAAATTGATTAGAAAAATGCTTTTTGGACTGAGTAGAATTTTTTAAGGTAAGAACTAAAGGCAGAACTGAAAAGGTTTAATAGATGTGTTACCCTTATATATCAATCACTTATTCTAACTATACTGGCGGAAGCGGTGAGATTCGAACTCACGAACCCTTGCGGGTTGCCGGTTTTCAAGACCGGTGCAATCGACCACTCTGCCACGCTTCCAATGAAGATTAAAATAAACCAGCAGATACATGACAACATACCAGAAGTCATTTTTTTCTTCTGTTTATTTAATGCTGGGTAATGCTACAAATCAGACTGGTTGGAATGATACCTTTTTAAAGCCGCTTTTACCAGCAGAACCCACCCTATCGATTAACTATTTCGTACCGCAGCGAGCTGCTCAGTTAGCCGCTTGATCTCTTCTTCAGCCCGCCGTTGTTGCGTCACGTCATATTGCACGCCCAGGTAATAAAGGACATTGCCGTGCGCATCAAACAGAGGGGTAATGATTAAATGGTTATAAAACATTTCGCCATTTTTTCTATAATTTTTGAGCGTGATTTCAACAGGCTGCTTATTTGCAATGGCTTCTTTCAACTGATAACGTTCTTTCTGGTCACGATCAGTGCCCTGCAGGAAACGGCAATTTTTCCCTACCGTTTCCTCTTGACTGTAGCCCGTTATTTTTTCAAACGCTTTATTGACATAGACTAACGGCATATCCTCCTGATCAGGATCAGTCAATGTGATACCATTAACACATGAATCAAGAATTTTGGATAATACTTTTGGAATCAATCCAGGGTCTTTCTCAACGATAAAATCCATCTTTTTCTCCAAAATTTTTCCTGTAATTAATTAGAACTTATGGCTTGGCAGACCACTAAGTTAATCACAACAAGTCAGCTTCTATTAGACGCTTGATGTTTCTGACTGTTCTTTCAGCCCCGTCCTGAATGGCGATGCGTATAAGCTTCTCAAACGGCCTCATATGCAATTCGAGACTGAGTAACTCAAAAGTAAACGTGATTTGAGTAGCGGCTGGATCGGCAGGCTGCAATAAATAATCGCAGCGGAAAGGATTCGATACGCCGGCGAAACAAATATGTACATGAGGCTCAAAGCTGACAATTTTAAACGTGGATTCTGAGCGGTTGCCTTGATCAACACGCACCTGCCGACATAGCGTTCCCAGTCCTAGCGGACCATCGGTCAGTTTCTCCAACTCACGCACTTCCGGCGACCACCTTGGGTAATTATCAAGCAGCCCGGTCCCGATAAAATTAAAAACATGCTGCTCAGACTTCTGAATCACTGTGCTTGCCTTCCCTACAACCGGCTTATCGTTAAACAAATTAAACATAGCCCAGCCTCCTGCTTATCGATATCTTAAATCAGATAAGTATCTATTCCAGTCAATAGCAAATCATATTGTGCCTCTACAATCTCTTTAATAATTGAGGCTGCTATACCGGTTACCACATTATTTTCGAGCGCCAGCCAGCCAACTGCATCCGTCGGCCCCAGGCTAACGACATAGCCTATATCATGGTGGATATAAGGTTCAAGTATTTTAAGCACTCCGGAATGCCGTAAAATATTGCGTGCTGCAAGCTTTCCCTTACGCACCGCCGATTGCGCGGTCATCGCATTAGAGCCGAAAGACTGGTAATGAGAGCAATCACCCGCAATAAAAATATGCGGTAAGGATTGACGGTTAATAATAACTTGTCCGAAAGCATTCGCCATAAGCTGGTTCCTCTGCTGCTTGCCAGAAAATAATAGCGCTAGACTGGAAGAAAGTTCATACTGTCTACCGGTATTCTTTTCTTCCAGTAGTATGAAGTTCTCCTGCTGTCCGCGGAAATAAGTATCGGGACAAAAATCAATATCAAGCTCAGCCATACGGGATTGCGCATAGTGAGCCAATCTGTCGGGAAACTGTCTGAGCACCCGCTCCCCGCTTTCAATCAGACGCACTTTGTTTTCTAATTTGTGCCGCTGGAGAAAATGTGCAATCTCAAACAGAAACTGTATCCCGGTGGCACCTCCTCCTATCACAGAGATAGGGGCTTTGCTGTCATCTCCCCCAGCCAGATGACTGCTTAGCAATGTTGAACCGGCCGTACTCATAAAATCATTCAAATCCAGGACGTGGGCTGAGTGATGATGAACTCCCTCTCTTGCAGGCGCGCCTGTGGCAATCAGCAGATAATCAAATGGCAATGAATAATCATCCACTGTGATGCATTTATTATTCTGCCATTGCTGTAGAGTATCTTCGTCGAGCACGAGCTCAGCGCAAATATGACGACAGCCAAATCGCTGCTCTAGCGTCGTAAAGGGTACAAGCAAATCAGATAAAGGATAGCGAAATGTTTCTTGAAGATGTGTAATCTTAAGGTGATGTGTTCTCGGGTCAATTATTGTGACTTCAGCATCCGGCATATATTCCAGCAGAGTGGTCAGTGCAGCGATGCCAGCATAACCCCCACCTACGATGGCTACTTTTAACTGCTTGCGAGCAGGTATATAAAATGGCAGAAAAGCCACATATTCTCCTTATTTTTTCCTGAATGAGAGGCTAGTTATTTCATTCTAAATCAAATATGACTTTGTCGGCATCACCTTGCCGTATAATTGATACTGTCTGCAGCTCGCCTTCGTGCCATCTTTGATTTGGAATCACTACACATGAGAGTAAGATGCATGGTTAGCGTAGCATGAAAAAATCCTATCCATGGTAGATTCAGAGTAATTATTCACAGTTCACTCATAAAACGATTTCCTTTAGGTATTTTTTCTGCCTGCCAGTTTGCCTGCGCCCATTGCCAGAAGGAAGTGATATCCCCCTCGACTAACTCATCAGGTGGATTCTGGCCAAGAAAACGAAGCGTTGCAACCAGTTGAGGGAGCGGTCTAGCCAAGTCGATGGGTGTAGCCAATGTTTGCTTACTTAGCTTTTCTCCTTGTTTATTCACGACAAGCGGCAAATGCAGATAGACAGGGGTTTGATAGCCCAGAAGCTTCTGTAGATAAATTTGACGGGGAGTCGAATGAAGTAAATCCATACCGCGCACGATATGAGTCATTCCCTGCCAGGCATCATCTACCACTACGGCTAATTGATAGGTATAAATCCCATCTGCCCGACGCAAGACAAAATCACCAATTTCCTTTTGCACGCATTGATGAACCTTTCCTTGCAAATGATCCACGAATTCAATCCGGCTGTATTCGGTTTTAACTCGCAGCGTATGGGGACGACCCCCATAATTGCCCGATAGACCATTACGACACTTTCCTGAATAAACAGGTCTTTCACTATTCATCACAGCAGAATCAGCAATTTCTCTACGTGTACAAGTACAAGGATAAATTAATCCATTTTTATTAAGTTCAGCCAGTGCGGCTTGATAGCTAGCATGACGCTGACTTTGATAGACAACTTCACCATTCCAATTCATTCCAAAGGATGCTAGCGTATGCAATATTTGCCGGGATGAATCCGGAATAACCCGTGTTGAATCCACATCTTCAATTCGGACCAACCATTCACCATGATGGGTTCTTGCCTCAAGATAACTGGCTACTGCCGTCACCAATGAACCCAGATGCAAGGGACCTGTCGGTGAAGGCGCAAAACGCCCACGATAAACGGATAGTGGCATAGCAGGATGCATCTTCAGCACTCAGCCAGCCATTGAGCATCTTGCTGATAGCTCATTACTTTCAAACGTTTTCTATAAAAAATACTTTTTAGCTGTTGAAAAATAATCCACACTACTCTTCTTGTTAAGCTTAACAAGTATAATTTAAGCTTTAAAGTAATGAGAAGGTTTACGGTGCATATTCATATCCTCGGCATTTGCGGTACATTCATGGGCGGCCTTGCCGTACTGGCGCGCGCTTCTGGTTTTAAAGTCACTGGTTGTGATGCCAATGTCTATCCACCCATGAGTACGCAACTGGTTTCTCAGGGCATCGAATTGATTGAGGGGTACGCGCCACAGCAAACCCAGCTCAAGCCAGATCTGTTTGTGATCGGTAATGCTATTTCCCGCGGCAATCCCTTAATGGAAGAAATCCTAAACAGGAATTTGCCCTATATATCCGGCCCGCAATGGCTCTCAGAATATGTTCTGAGAGCCAAGTGGGTGCTAGCGGTGGCAGGTACTCATGGCAAGACGAGCACCAGTTCGATGCTGGCATGGATACTGGAATACGCGGGGTTGGCTCCCGGCTTTCTCATTGGCGGCATACCTGAAAATTTCGGTATCTCCGCACGATTAGGTGATAAAAGTAGCCATCAACCAGATCAGCAGGAATCCTCATCATTTTTTGTCATTGAGGCTGACGAATACGATACCGCATTTTTCGATAAACGCTCCAAATTTATCCATTATCGCCCCAGAACGGCAGTATTCAATAACCTTGAATTTGATCATGCGGATATCTTTCCTGATCTAGCTGCAATTCAGCAACAATTTCATTATTTGGTAAGAACCCTTCCCGGTAATGGATTAATTGTTGCCAATGGCCTTGAAAAAAACTTGCAGCAGGTACTCGCTCAGGGTTGCTGGACACCTATTGAGAAATTTGGGGTAGATGAGGGATGGCAGACCAAAACGCTGACTGAGCAAAACATCGAAATCACTTACCAGGATAAATCCTATGGGCGACTGCGATGGGATTTATTAGGTGAACATAACCGCATGAACGCACTGGCAGCCATTGCAGCAGCCCGTCATGCTGGCATCCCTCCTGATATTGCCATTGCCGCCTTGTCGCAGTTCAAAAATGTCAAACGACGAATGGAAATACGAGGTATCGTCAATGGCATCACCATATATGATGATTTTGCGCATCACCCAACTGCGATTAAAACGACCTTAAACGGTTTGCGTCATAAAGTAGGCAATGCGCGCATTATCGCTGTCCTGGAACCACGTTCCAATACGATGAAAATGGGTATTTGGAAAGATAATCTGGCAGCAAGTCTGGAAATAGCGGATCAAATTTATTGTTATGCCAATCACTCAGAATGGGATGTACAAAGCGCACTCAGCCCTTTAGGGAAGAAAGCCAATGTGCATTATGAGCTGGTACAGTTGATCAACTCCATTGGGGTGATTGCTTGTCCTGGTGATCATATTCTCATTATGAGCAACGGTGGTTTTGGCGGAATACATGAGAAGCTAATGAAGTCTCTGGCCCATCCTCAGTGACAGAGGGAGCTGCAAAAAACATTTACCATAGCGCATTCTGTTATCAAAATTTTTGAGCATTTTATGAGGCGGATAGTCAAAGGTGTGACAATTTGTCACATAGCCTAAATTTCTAATTTACGCTAAGGTTGTATCGGCAGAAGCCAAATAGAAGATGAGTCCTCTTAATGTTTAATATTCTCCATCAGTCACCGCTTAGCAAAAATCTGCATAGGCTATTTCTTTTAAGAAGTATTGCGATTGTGGCGCAATGCATTTTATTTGCTTTAGTCTATTCAATCATTGAGCTGGATGTACCATGGGCCAAGATGACCATCGTGGTAGTAATACTCACCCTCCTCAATTTTTTTACCTGGGTTCGGCTGCATCATACCTTTCCTGTTTCCAATCTTGAGCTTTTTGCCCAATTACTCATTGATATTTTTGCTTTAACCGCATTGCTTTATTTTGCTGGTGGCTCAACCAACCCTTTTATCTCGCTCTACCTGCTGCCTCTCACTATTGCGGCAGCCATCCTGCCATGGCGCTATACCTGGGCGATTGCAGGCATGACAATCACTTGCTATACCATTCTGTTATTTGAATATATCCCGTTGCCCCATGATCACTCTGATGATCATAGCGCTCATCTCATGGAGTTCAATCTGCATATTTCAGGTATGTGGTTAACCTTCGTGTTAAGTACCCTCTTGATTGCCTGGTTTGTCGTCAAAATGAGCAGCTCCATTCGCGATCGTGACAAAGATCTCGCTCAGGCAAGAGAACAAGCATTACACAATGAGCAAATTATTGCGCTGGGTACGCTGGCTGCAGGCGCAGCACATGAATTGGGCACGCCTCTCTCAACAATGGCAGTTATTGCGGGTGAGCTACAACAGGAATATCCCCAGGATGAAGAATTCCAGAATAATATTCGTATCCTGCGCAATCAAATCATGCATTGCAAGCAAACCCTGACGCAGTTACTCGCTAAAGCAGGGCAAGCACGAACAGAAGACGGAAATAGCCAGTCAGTTGATTATTTTCTGAAACAGATACTCGATAAATGGCAACTGATTCGCCCTTCGACCAAATTCAGCTATCAATGCGATGGGGTCCAACCCGTTCCTCTTATCATGAATACACAATTACTGAGCCAATCCATCCTGAATTTACTGAATAATGCGGCGGATGCCTCTACCAATCAAGTCAGCATCAAAAGCACTTGGGATCAGCATACGCTGAATCTGGAAATTCATGATGACGGGGAAGGCCTGACTGGAGAAACGGTTCAACGCGCAGGGGAAGCGTTTTTTACCAGTAAGGCTCCTGGCCAAGGGTTTGGTATCGGTTTATTTCTTGCCAACGCCAATATTGAACGTTTTGGTGGTACTGTACGTTTGTTTAATCATCCAGAGGGAGGCGCTTGCACCCATGTCACGCTTCCCCTCATTCCTAACATGACTTAACTTTTCTTTCATCAAGTCAGCTCCAAGAGGAAAATCTTATGACCGGGTCCGTTGAGCAACCAAGTTTACTCATCGTCGACGATGATCCCGTTTTCTGTGATGTGCTCGCTAAAGCAATGACCAAACGCGGATTCGATGTCACCTATACACACACCATTTCATCCGCCTTGGAAAAAGTTGAATCCCTTATGCCTGAATACGCCATTATCGATCTCAAACTATCGGATGAGTCCGGATTAATACTCATTGATAAAATAAAGAAACTTGATCCTGGAACCCGGATCGTTATGCTGACGGGTTATGCCAGTATTGCGACCGCAGTGGAAGCAATCAAGCTGGGTGCCACCCATTATCTCGCCAAACCAGTGGATGTTAATGACATTATGGCAGCTTTTGAGCGTACCAGCGGGGATACCGAGGTGCCGATAAGCTCGCATCCGTTATCAGTTGGACGGCTGGAATGGGAATATATCCATCGTATTCTGACTGAAAATAATAATAATATCTCCGTTACGGCAAGAATTCTGAATATGCATCGCAGAACACTGCAACGCAAGCTTGCCAAGAAACCTGTTTAGAATTTAATCATTCAGCTCAAGACTAGAAAATTTTGCCGTTACCCGAATATCTTGTCCGATCATACGAAGATCGGTTAATTCCAGTGTATGCTTGTCGGATAATCTGGTCAGCATCGGCAAATTCAACATGCCCTGTGCCTTATCACCAAGCAGACAAGGTGCAAGATAGATGACCAATTCATCGACCAATTCTTCTTGTACCAGAGCGCCAGACAAAGTACTTCCTGCCTCTACTAGTACTTCGTTGATCTCGAAATCAGCGAGCTTAACCATCATTTGAGCCAGATCGACTTTGCCACCATGAGTAGGCAGCATCATGACTTTCATCCCCTTCTCCTCCAGCAATTTTTTTCTGCTCTCATCCGGCGCAGCAGTGAAAATCAATATTTTACTACCCTGCAATAGTTTTGCATCAGCGGGTATATCCAGTCGGCTATCAATAACGACGCGCCATGGTTGCCGGGTAGTCTCGACGTGACGGACCGTTAATTGTGGGTCATCTTTTTTTACTGTGCCAATACCCGTTAAGATGGCACAAGAAAGAGCACGTAAGCGATGGGCATCCAAACGCGCTGGCTCGCTAGTAATCCATTGGCTTATACCATTCTCCAATGCCGTCTTTCCATCCAGACTCGCCGCCATTTTCAATCTTATCCACGGCCGATGGCGAGTCATGCGGGAAACAAAACCAATATTCAGTGCGCTTGCTTGTGCTTCCAATAAACCGGATTGCACCATAATACCCGCATCTCTTAACCTAGCTGCACCATTTCCTGCAACCAGAGGATTCGGATCGAGCATTGCTATCACGACTCTTGCCACGCCTGCATGGATGAGTGCCTCCGCACAAGGGGGCGTACGCCCATAATGGCTGCATGGCTCTAATGTCACATAAACCGTAGCATTTCGGACGGTATCATCCGCAGAACAAAGTGCATTAATTTCAGCATGCGGCTGACCAGCCCGCTCATGCCAGCCACGACCTATTACGCGATTATTTTTAACCACGACACAACCCACCCGCGGATTAGGACTCGTTGTGTATAAACCCTTTTCTGCAAGTTTTAATGCCTGAGACATGTAGGCATAATCACTGGCTGAAAAAATCTCGGAATCTTTAAGCACAAATAGATCCTGAATATGTACCTGATCGTACTTCGAATGCGAAATTTGAATTTCTTAAGAATGAGTTTTAATGTTGATTCTGAACTTCTTTGATGACGTCCTGAAAGTCACCAACATCCTGAAAGCTTCTGTATACAGAGGCAAAGCGTATATAGGCCACTTTATCGAGTTTATAAAGCTCTTTCATCACTAACTCGCCGATAGTGCGTGAAGAGATTTCCCTTGCACCCGAGCTCAGCAACTTCTGAACTATACGGTCCATGGCTGCATCCACATGTTCAGTGGGAACTGGGCGTTTATGCAATGCACGCAAGAAACTGGTATGAAGCTTATTTCGATTGAATTCCGCACGTGTGCCATTTTGCTTAACCACTTGTGGCAAACGCAGTTCTACTGTTTCATAGGTCGTAAAACGCTTGCCACAAGCTGCACAATGCCGCCGTCGACGGACACGATCTCCCTCTTCACTGACGCGTGAATTAATTACGCTGGTATCTTCAGCGTTACAGAAAGGGCATCTCATTATTTAATACCAGTTACGCTAATTAATTCATTAGCTGGTTGCTATCTCAAAACGAATCTATGGGGGCATCTTCAAACAACAATCCAAAAATCTCTCGCTACTTAAACACATCAATTTACATAAACTGGATATTTTGCGCACAGCATCTTTGCTTCTTGTGCCACACGATCCAGAACGGCTGCGTCATTCGGCGTATCCAATACATCCGCAACCAAATTGGCTAATTGCTCCGCCTCAATTTCTTTGAAGCCACGCGTTGTTATGGCGGGGGTTCCAATGCGAATACCGCTGGTGACAAAAGGCTTCTGAGGATCATTTGGAATAGCGTTCTTGTTAACTGTAATATGGGCGGTTTCCAAAACTGCTTCAGCTTCCTTACCTGTCAAATTTTTGGCGCGAAGATCTACCAAGAACATATGGCAATCCGTCTGTCCAGAAACGATACGCAAACCACGACTTTGTAATACCTTAGCCATCACGCGTGCGTTCTCGATAACTTGTTCCTGATAATCGCGGAATTCCTTAGTCGCAGCTTCTTTAAAAGCCACTGCCTTGGCTGCGATGACATGCATGAGTGGACCACCCTGAATTTGAGGAAAAACGGCCGAATTAAGCGATTTCTCATATTCCTGCTTGGCCATAATCACGCCACCTCGAGGGCCGCGAAGTGTCTTATGAGTCGTACTGGTCACAAAATCAGCAATTCCCACTGGATTAGGATAGAAGCCAGCCGCGATCAGTCCCGCATAGTGAGCCATATCGACAAATAAATAAGCGCCCACCTCATCAGCTATTTTACGAAAATGCTTCCAATTGATTATTCTTGCATATGAAGATGCGCCAGCAACGATCATCTTCGGCCGATGTTCATGCGCCAATCGTTCCACTTCCTGGTAGTTAATTTCTTCAGTTTCAGGCACTAGCCCATAAGTTACAGAATTGAAAATTTTACCACTTAGATTAACTGGAGCACCGTGAGTGAGATGCCCGCCATGTGCAAGAGACATTCCCAATAACGTATCACCAGGTTTTAGTGCAGATAAATATACTGCCGCATTAGCCTGAGAACCAGAATGAGGCTGTACATTGACATATTCAGCATTGAATAACGCTTTTAAACGATCAATAGCCAGCTGCTCCACTTTGTCAACATATGTGCAGCCTCCATAATAACGTTTGCCGGGATATCCCTCTGCATATTTATTAGTAAGAACTGATCCTTGCGCCTGGAGGACTGCGGGACTAGCATAATTCTCAGAAGCAATCAATTCAATATGATCTTCCTGTCGCTGTATTTCACCTTTAATTGCTTGCCACAAATCTGGATCGACACTTTCTATCGTTTTTTTATAGGAAAACATGACAGCATTTACTCTTTGAAAAATTGAGATATTTAAAAATAATGCATTCTACCATTTAGAATGGTAACAGCATATAAAGCGAAGCCAAACAAAGATAATGAGCATAAATTGAAGATATTTAACTTATTATGCTCATCAAGAAAAACTAGTAGAAAAGAAGACCATTCATTAGGTCTTGCGCACACTAGATAGTATTTGCAAATCTTCAAGCAAATACCTTAAAAAATAATCTGCAAATTAAATAAAAACTAACTTAATAGCAATGAGAAAAGTAAGTTAAATTTTTATCCCTTCTTTATCTACCCAAGATGAAATATTTTAACTGCTTTTATGAAGTGCTCCCATTCAAAGCGCGTCGACTTTATCATCTTCAAATTGAAGTATCACTTTTTCATCACTATTGATATCTACCGTTACTTTACCTCCATTACATAGCCGCCCAAAAAGCAATTCATCTGCTAACGCACTGCGTATCATATCCTGAATCAGGCGTGCCATGGGGCGTGCGCCCATCAGTGGATCAAAGCCATGCTCAGCCAGATAATTACGTAAATTATCAGTGAAGACGGCTTCTACTTTTTTCTCATGTAATTGCGCCTCAAGCTGCATTAAAAATTTATCCGTGACACGCAAAATGATTTCTTTACTCAGCGACGCAAAAGAAATGATCGCATCTAACCGGTTACGGAATTCAGGAGTAAACAGGCGTTTAATTTCAACCATTTCGTCACCTGTTCTAGCAGATTTGGCAAATCCGATTATCGACTTGGTCAGCGACTCAGCGCCTGCATTGGTAGTCATGATGATAATCACGTTGCGGAAATCTGCTTTACGCCCGTTATTATCTGTCAAGGTACCGTGATCCATCACTTGGAGCAGAACATTGAATATATCGGGATGCGCTTTCTCTATTTCATCAAGCAATAAAACTGAATGAGGTTGTTTAATAATCGTTTCTGTCAGCAACCCTCCTTGCTCAAAGCCAACATAACCAGGAGGGGCACCAATCACTCTCGAGACTGCGTGGCGCTCCATATACTCAGACATATCAAAACGATGCAATGGCACACCCAGGATATAAGCAAGCTGACGCGCCACTTCAGTTTTCCCTACCCCTGTTGGGCCAGAAAAAAGGAATGAACCGATAGGCTTTTGCGGATTTCCCAAGCCACTTCTAGTCATTTTTATCGCTGCTGTCAGCGCATCAATGGCTGCATCTTGTCCGAAAACGATAGATTTCAGATCACGGTCGAGCGTTTTCAGTTTGTTACGATCATCGGTTGAAATGCTTTGTGAAGGTATCCGGGCAATCTTTGCAATAATATCTTCGATCTCATGTTTACCGATAATTTTACGCTGCTTTGATTTTGGTAAAATCCGTTGCGCCGCACCCGCTTCGTCAATCACATCAATTGCTTTATCAGGCAAATGTCGATCACCTATGAAACGAGCTGATAATTCCGCCGCAGCTGTTAGCGCTCCTGCAGTGTATTTGACATTATGGTGCTTTTCATAACGAGATTTGAGACCGCGCAGAATAGCGACTGTCTCCTCGATACTGGGTTCAGAAACTTCAATTTTCTGAAAACGGCGGGATAATGCATGATCTTTTTCAAAAATTCCTCGATACTCATTATAAGTCGTCGCACCAATACACTTGAGTCGACCTGCACTTAACATGGGTTTTAGCAAATTAGAAGCATCTAATGTACCGCCAGAAGCCGCACCGGCACCGATTAAAGTATGGATTTCATCGATAAACAAAATAGCTTTTGGATTATCCACCAATTGTTTTAATACAGCCTTAAAACGCTGCTCAAAATCACCCCGGTACTTGGTACCTGCTAACAATGCACCCATATCCAGCGCGTACACTTGATGATAGGCCAATACCACTGGCACATCTCCTTCAGTAATTCTTCTAGCCAGCCCCTCTGCAATAGCTGTTTTACCCACACCCGCTTCGCCCACTAATAAAGGGTTGTTCTTTCTGCGACGACATAAAATCTGTATCACACGCTCAACTTCTTTTTCACGCCCGATCAGAGGATCAATCCGATTCGTCAGTGCTAAATTATTGAGATTAATAGTATAGCTTTCAAGTGTATTGGCTGAATTCTGTTGCTGCTCGTTATCACTTTCATCTTCAATCTTATGATCATTATTTTGTGACACTTTACAAATCTTATGCGAAATGTAGTTCACTACATCCAGCCGTGTTATACCCTTCTGCTGTAGAAAATAAACTGCGTGAGAATCTTTTTCTCCGAAAATTGCTACTAAAACATTAGCTCCGGTTACCTCTTTTTTCCCTGATGACTGAACATGCAATATTGCGCGTTGGATGACACGTTGAAATCCAAGGGTGGGTTGAGTAT
Proteins encoded in this region:
- the ribD gene encoding bifunctional diaminohydroxyphosphoribosylaminopyrimidine deaminase/5-amino-6-(5-phosphoribosylamino)uracil reductase RibD, giving the protein MFSASDYAYMSQALKLAEKGLYTTSPNPRVGCVVVKNNRVIGRGWHERAGQPHAEINALCSADDTVRNATVYVTLEPCSHYGRTPPCAEALIHAGVARVVIAMLDPNPLVAGNGAARLRDAGIMVQSGLLEAQASALNIGFVSRMTRHRPWIRLKMAASLDGKTALENGISQWITSEPARLDAHRLRALSCAILTGIGTVKKDDPQLTVRHVETTRQPWRVVIDSRLDIPADAKLLQGSKILIFTAAPDESRKKLLEEKGMKVMMLPTHGGKVDLAQMMVKLADFEINEVLVEAGSTLSGALVQEELVDELVIYLAPCLLGDKAQGMLNLPMLTRLSDKHTLELTDLRMIGQDIRVTAKFSSLELND
- the nrdR gene encoding transcriptional regulator NrdR codes for the protein MRCPFCNAEDTSVINSRVSEEGDRVRRRRHCAACGKRFTTYETVELRLPQVVKQNGTRAEFNRNKLHTSFLRALHKRPVPTEHVDAAMDRIVQKLLSSGAREISSRTIGELVMKELYKLDKVAYIRFASVYRSFQDVGDFQDVIKEVQNQH
- the glyA gene encoding serine hydroxymethyltransferase, with translation MFSYKKTIESVDPDLWQAIKGEIQRQEDHIELIASENYASPAVLQAQGSVLTNKYAEGYPGKRYYGGCTYVDKVEQLAIDRLKALFNAEYVNVQPHSGSQANAAVYLSALKPGDTLLGMSLAHGGHLTHGAPVNLSGKIFNSVTYGLVPETEEINYQEVERLAHEHRPKMIVAGASSYARIINWKHFRKIADEVGAYLFVDMAHYAGLIAAGFYPNPVGIADFVTSTTHKTLRGPRGGVIMAKQEYEKSLNSAVFPQIQGGPLMHVIAAKAVAFKEAATKEFRDYQEQVIENARVMAKVLQSRGLRIVSGQTDCHMFLVDLRAKNLTGKEAEAVLETAHITVNKNAIPNDPQKPFVTSGIRIGTPAITTRGFKEIEAEQLANLVADVLDTPNDAAVLDRVAQEAKMLCAKYPVYVN
- the clpA gene encoding ATP-dependent Clp protease ATP-binding subunit ClpA; this translates as MIAQELEVSLHMAFVESRQKRHEFITVEHLLLALLDNPSASEVLIACAIDIEDLRTLLQDHINRHTPIVSGNGEVDTQPTLGFQRVIQRAILHVQSSGKKEVTGANVLVAIFGEKDSHAVYFLQQKGITRLDVVNYISHKICKVSQNNDHKIEDESDNEQQQNSANTLESYTINLNNLALTNRIDPLIGREKEVERVIQILCRRRKNNPLLVGEAGVGKTAIAEGLARRITEGDVPVVLAYHQVYALDMGALLAGTKYRGDFEQRFKAVLKQLVDNPKAILFIDEIHTLIGAGAASGGTLDASNLLKPMLSAGRLKCIGATTYNEYRGIFEKDHALSRRFQKIEVSEPSIEETVAILRGLKSRYEKHHNVKYTAGALTAAAELSARFIGDRHLPDKAIDVIDEAGAAQRILPKSKQRKIIGKHEIEDIIAKIARIPSQSISTDDRNKLKTLDRDLKSIVFGQDAAIDALTAAIKMTRSGLGNPQKPIGSFLFSGPTGVGKTEVARQLAYILGVPLHRFDMSEYMERHAVSRVIGAPPGYVGFEQGGLLTETIIKQPHSVLLLDEIEKAHPDIFNVLLQVMDHGTLTDNNGRKADFRNVIIIMTTNAGAESLTKSIIGFAKSARTGDEMVEIKRLFTPEFRNRLDAIISFASLSKEIILRVTDKFLMQLEAQLHEKKVEAVFTDNLRNYLAEHGFDPLMGARPMARLIQDMIRSALADELLFGRLCNGGKVTVDINSDEKVILQFEDDKVDAL